The Humulus lupulus chromosome 4, drHumLupu1.1, whole genome shotgun sequence genome has a window encoding:
- the LOC133832494 gene encoding uncharacterized protein LOC133832494, whose amino-acid sequence MQPELWDPYLTKFKIRLSQEPSEIGESSGAAEGDGVKSRQKSYADPKRRDVEFQVGDHVFLRVSPLRGVRRFGVKGKLSPRFVGPFEILERIGQVAYRLALPPSLSGVHDVFHVSMLRKYVSDTTHVLKYENLELQTDLSYEERPVQILDRKDKLLRNKTIPLVKVLWKNSKVEEATWELEAAMQDQYPE is encoded by the exons ATGCAGCCCGAGTTGTGGGACCCGTATCTTACTAAATTCAAGATTCGATTATCACAGGAACCCTCGGAGATTGGTGAGTCTTCCGGAGCTGCAGAGGGGGATGGTGTGAAG agtaggcagaaaagctacgctgatcctaagcgtagggacgtggagttccaggttggggaccatgtgtttctgcgagtttcaccattgagaggggtgaggagatttggggtaaagggcaagctgagccctcggtttgttggacctttcgagattctagaaaggattggacaggtggcttacaggttggccttgccaccgtcactatcaggagttcatgatgtattccatgtctccatgttgcggaagtatgtttcggatacgacgcatgtgctgaagtatgagaacttggagttacagacagatttgtcctatgaagagcggccagttcagattttggatcgaaaggacaaacttctacggaataagacgattccgttagttaaagtgttatggaaaaatagcaaggtcgaggaagcgacttgggagttagaggcagcgatgcaggatcaatatcccgag